The Opitutaceae bacterium genome has a window encoding:
- a CDS encoding phosphoadenylyl-sulfate reductase, whose protein sequence is MVNASALDTDAQETAPDLESSSAEERIGWAANTFGDGLVMTTSFGVHSAVMLHLVTRLLPKIPVIFIDTGYHFPETYRFARDLGHRLNLNLRKFVPLTTAAEQEALEGRLWEHGIKGLKRYNFINKVEPMERAVRELGATAWLAGLRREQASSRSALPVVQKQNRMTKIHPIIDWDARRMHRYLVENDLPYHPLWDLGYVSVGDWHSTTRLLDGMSEEETRFNGLKRECGLHEESGRVDFQI, encoded by the coding sequence ATGGTGAACGCATCAGCCCTGGATACCGACGCGCAGGAAACCGCACCCGACCTGGAATCGTCCAGTGCGGAGGAGCGGATCGGGTGGGCGGCGAATACCTTTGGGGACGGCCTCGTCATGACGACCAGCTTCGGGGTTCATTCGGCGGTCATGCTGCACCTGGTCACCCGGCTCCTTCCCAAGATCCCGGTCATCTTCATCGATACCGGTTATCATTTCCCGGAGACTTATCGTTTTGCCCGCGATCTGGGCCATCGCCTGAATCTCAACCTGCGCAAGTTCGTCCCTTTGACCACCGCGGCCGAGCAGGAGGCGCTGGAAGGTCGCCTCTGGGAGCACGGGATCAAGGGTCTGAAGCGCTACAATTTCATCAACAAGGTCGAGCCGATGGAAAGGGCCGTGCGCGAGCTTGGTGCGACCGCCTGGCTGGCCGGATTGCGCCGCGAACAGGCGTCCAGCCGGAGTGCCCTGCCGGTCGTGCAGAAACAGAACCGGATGACCAAGATCCATCCGATCATCGACTGGGATGCCCGCCGGATGCACCGCTACCTGGTCGAGAACGATCTGCCCTACCATCCGCTCTGGGATCTCGGGTATGTCTCGGTCGGCGACTGGCACAGCACGACCAGATTGCTCGACGGAATGTCCGAGGAGGAGACCCGCTTCAACGGCTTGAAGCGCGAGTGCGGCCTCCACGAGGAAAGCGGCCGGGTCGATTTCCAGATCTGA
- the rpmB gene encoding 50S ribosomal protein L28, which yields MASICEITGKRPTTGSKIHRKGQTKKSGGIGTHVTKVTKRKFKPNVQKVKVVTANGGTKRIWVSVKALKAGKVTKAA from the coding sequence ATGGCCAGCATTTGTGAAATCACGGGCAAACGCCCCACCACCGGCAGCAAGATCCACCGCAAGGGACAGACCAAGAAGAGCGGCGGTATCGGAACGCACGTCACCAAGGTGACCAAGCGCAAGTTCAAGCCGAACGTGCAGAAGGTGAAGGTCGTGACCGCCAATGGCGGCACCAAGCGCATCTGGGTCAGCGTCAAGGCGCTCAAGGCCGGCAAGGTCACCAAGGCCGCCTGA
- a CDS encoding SAM-dependent methyltransferase: MASSFLDPPASFAERFFSRLDGRTALSFAEFMELALYDPVCGYYRQNRERVARQAQADFFTAESFREVFSALIAAAAVNLLGGRDPADFVFVEVGAEPGGGLLPEALSGFRDFRVVRFGEVVEWPTHSILFSNELYDAQPFHRVVRRGGTWIESGVTLRDGVPVWTEMEKVSPPVRQRLDQLPTDSAEGTVIDLPIAAADLLLGQVSGGWQGIVIAADYGKSWTALARDFPEGTGRAYRNHRMENDLLAEPGQQDLTCHICWDWMEDILRQNRFEEVRVESQEGFFMHHARDVIHGIIAGPAGPLSPGHSQLKTLLHPGLMGQKFQVLHGRRL; encoded by the coding sequence ATGGCTTCTTCTTTTTTGGATCCTCCTGCATCGTTTGCGGAGCGTTTTTTCAGCCGCCTCGACGGCCGGACGGCCCTGTCTTTCGCCGAATTCATGGAATTGGCCCTTTACGACCCGGTCTGCGGCTACTACCGGCAGAATCGGGAGCGGGTGGCCCGGCAGGCCCAGGCGGATTTTTTTACTGCCGAATCCTTCCGGGAGGTCTTCTCCGCCCTGATCGCCGCCGCGGCCGTGAACCTCCTGGGAGGACGGGATCCGGCGGATTTTGTCTTCGTCGAAGTGGGGGCTGAGCCCGGCGGGGGGCTCCTCCCCGAAGCCCTTTCCGGATTTCGGGATTTCCGCGTTGTCCGTTTCGGCGAAGTGGTCGAGTGGCCGACGCATTCAATCCTTTTCTCCAATGAGCTCTACGATGCCCAACCCTTTCACCGGGTGGTGAGGAGAGGTGGGACGTGGATCGAATCCGGAGTCACCCTGAGGGATGGGGTTCCGGTCTGGACAGAGATGGAGAAGGTCTCACCCCCGGTCCGGCAGAGGCTCGATCAACTCCCGACCGATTCGGCCGAGGGCACGGTCATCGACCTTCCGATCGCGGCCGCCGATCTCCTGCTCGGCCAGGTCAGCGGGGGCTGGCAGGGAATCGTGATCGCCGCCGATTACGGCAAGAGCTGGACGGCGCTCGCCCGGGATTTTCCGGAGGGCACCGGACGCGCTTACAGGAATCACCGGATGGAGAACGATCTTCTGGCCGAGCCCGGCCAACAGGACCTGACCTGCCATATCTGCTGGGACTGGATGGAGGACATACTCAGACAGAACCGGTTTGAAGAGGTTCGGGTTGAGAGCCAGGAGGGGTTCTTCATGCACCACGCCCGGGACGTCATCCACGGGATCATCGCCGGCCCCGCCGGGCCGCTCAGTCCCGGCCACAGCCAGCTCAAGACGCTCCTTCACCCCGGACTGATGGGCCAGAAGTTCCAGGTCCTGCACGGCCGGAGGCTGTGA
- a CDS encoding S41 family peptidase: MFKRLLLVAAVSFAVGQILVFGIRFVQDRSVFPSWEAHRQADQIEDVLRIVSDNYVREVDASYEKLSDAALKGMLRSLDPHSEYMSEKEFRDLHAETSQEFGGIGVQIEMQAGHLTVVAPIAGTPGEKAGLLRGDQIVRIDDRAVSGLTMNDCLDLLRGRPGSAVELGIERPRSGESFDRRIVREIIMVDNVRDVRMLTESIGYVRIIQFGERTGDEFLDALRKLEGSGMKGLVIDLRDNPGGLLDAAVEVAQPFFDRGELIVYTEGRAPGSRMEIKSKNRQARRDLPVAVLVNSGSASASEIVAGALKDTKRAVVVGETSFGKGSVQTILPLRNNDAVRLTTALYFTPGGQTIHGKGVSPHIPVTLSTEDDRKLTIQRNRMEGLTEAEFEEQFGFAPIRDRQLGAALDALRGLILSEMILPPVGKDV, from the coding sequence ATGTTCAAACGCCTTTTGCTGGTGGCGGCGGTTTCCTTTGCGGTCGGCCAGATCCTGGTTTTCGGGATCCGGTTTGTCCAGGACCGCAGCGTCTTCCCGTCCTGGGAAGCCCATCGGCAGGCGGATCAGATCGAGGATGTCCTGCGCATTGTCAGCGACAATTACGTCCGGGAGGTCGATGCATCCTACGAAAAGCTCTCCGACGCCGCCCTCAAGGGCATGCTCCGGTCCCTCGATCCCCATTCCGAATACATGTCGGAAAAGGAATTCCGCGACCTGCACGCCGAAACAAGCCAGGAATTTGGCGGGATCGGGGTGCAGATCGAAATGCAGGCCGGTCATTTGACAGTGGTGGCCCCGATCGCAGGTACTCCCGGAGAAAAGGCGGGTCTGCTCCGCGGAGACCAGATCGTCCGGATCGATGACCGGGCGGTCAGCGGCCTGACGATGAACGATTGTCTCGACCTGCTCCGGGGACGGCCGGGCAGCGCAGTGGAGCTCGGGATCGAGCGGCCGCGTTCGGGCGAGTCCTTTGACCGCCGGATTGTCCGGGAAATCATCATGGTCGACAATGTGCGGGACGTCCGGATGTTGACCGAATCGATTGGATACGTCCGCATCATCCAGTTTGGTGAGCGGACCGGCGATGAGTTTCTGGACGCACTCAGGAAGCTCGAAGGGAGCGGGATGAAGGGCCTCGTCATCGACCTGAGGGACAATCCGGGAGGCCTCCTCGATGCGGCGGTTGAGGTCGCGCAGCCCTTCTTTGATCGTGGCGAATTGATCGTCTACACGGAGGGCAGAGCCCCCGGCTCACGGATGGAGATCAAGTCGAAGAACCGCCAGGCCCGCCGCGACCTGCCGGTGGCGGTGCTCGTCAATTCCGGTAGCGCGAGCGCCTCGGAGATTGTCGCCGGAGCACTCAAGGATACCAAGCGAGCGGTGGTGGTGGGCGAGACTTCCTTCGGCAAGGGTTCGGTGCAGACCATTCTGCCGTTGCGAAACAACGATGCGGTCCGGTTGACCACGGCCCTCTACTTCACCCCGGGAGGCCAGACCATCCACGGGAAAGGCGTCAGTCCGCATATTCCGGTGACGCTGAGCACTGAAGACGACCGCAAACTGACGATCCAGCGCAATCGGATGGAAGGACTGACCGAGGCGGAATTCGAGGAGCAATTCGGGTTCGCCCCGATCCGCGATCGTCAGCTCGGGGCCGCTCTCGACGCCCTCCGGGGCCTGATCCTCAGCGAGATGATCCTGCCGCCCGTCGGTAAGGATGTCTGA
- the tsaD gene encoding tRNA (adenosine(37)-N6)-threonylcarbamoyltransferase complex transferase subunit TsaD: MQIDEEHDSDGALDGLILAIETSCDESAVALFHGLRGLEKEWISSQIELHGAYGGVVPDLASREHLTNLPLLLEEVSENLGPIRRPRAIAVTQGPGLAGCLAMGLSAGKALALAWNCPLFAINHLRAHAFSPFIEVHRGDPRGFPDRLQRLLPHLGLVVSGGNTLLIRLDQGPVITLLGGTVDDAAGEALDKGAKLLGLGYPGGPLIERAAVSGKADAVTFPRALLRAGNHDFSFSGLKTSLRYRIEKMDTEEVTAALADLCAGYQEAVVDVLARKVAAGLADGEFRSIGLSGGVANNRSLRSRLEGVAADAGVAFLAALPRHTGDNAGMIAFAAWMERSRLEAAEDFAATIRPGVGIED, encoded by the coding sequence ATGCAAATTGACGAAGAGCACGATTCGGATGGCGCGCTCGATGGGCTCATACTGGCCATCGAGACCTCCTGCGACGAATCCGCGGTCGCGCTCTTTCATGGATTGCGCGGCCTGGAGAAGGAATGGATCAGCAGCCAGATCGAATTGCACGGCGCCTACGGCGGAGTGGTTCCCGACCTGGCCAGTCGTGAACACCTGACCAATCTGCCTCTCCTCCTCGAAGAGGTAAGCGAGAATCTTGGTCCGATCCGCCGACCCCGGGCGATAGCCGTCACCCAGGGGCCCGGACTGGCCGGCTGCCTGGCCATGGGTCTTTCGGCCGGGAAGGCACTTGCCCTGGCCTGGAATTGTCCGCTCTTTGCGATCAACCACCTCCGGGCCCATGCCTTCTCCCCTTTCATCGAGGTTCATCGCGGGGATCCCCGGGGATTTCCGGATCGCCTCCAGCGTCTCCTCCCGCATCTCGGCCTCGTGGTCAGCGGTGGCAACACATTGTTGATCCGGCTTGATCAAGGTCCGGTCATCACCCTGCTCGGCGGTACTGTTGACGACGCCGCCGGGGAGGCCCTTGACAAGGGGGCGAAACTCCTGGGTCTCGGCTACCCGGGAGGGCCGCTCATCGAGCGGGCGGCCGTGAGCGGGAAGGCCGATGCCGTGACCTTCCCCCGCGCCCTCCTGCGGGCCGGAAATCATGACTTCAGCTTCTCCGGTCTCAAGACCAGCCTTCGTTATCGAATCGAAAAAATGGATACCGAAGAGGTCACGGCGGCGCTTGCCGATCTCTGCGCCGGCTATCAGGAGGCGGTCGTTGACGTGCTCGCCCGCAAAGTGGCGGCCGGCCTGGCGGACGGAGAATTCCGCAGCATCGGTCTTTCCGGCGGTGTCGCGAATAACCGATCGCTGCGCTCACGCCTCGAAGGAGTCGCAGCCGACGCCGGCGTTGCTTTTCTTGCCGCCCTTCCACGGCATACCGGGGACAACGCCGGGATGATCGCTTTCGCGGCCTGGATGGAGCGCTCCCGGCTGGAGGCCGCCGAAGACTTCGCCGCGACCATCCGACCCGGAGTGGGGATCGAGGACTGA
- a CDS encoding HD domain-containing protein: protein MASDMLTAAELKSPALADGTVFRAVLIVRKVTERTARNDNVFLSIEFGDRTGSFTANCFSDHTLFALFRESAEGISVQLEGKVEHYQGRFSPRLTAATPLTDEAIEAGGWTDQLVETPAESQEELSKAFADLMAAISHPKLRETVRMVIDELGERFFRLPAAVSMHHAYRSGLLEHTVHMGKACLALLPLYPEVDADLALAGVLLHDVGKALEYEGTLAFRKTRSGLLQGHVVLGYRLVRKAGLTARLEPDLLERLEHIILSHQGELEWGAAVMAATPEAVFVSMIDNLDARMGMVQRALRQTAEGSDFSEYLPGLKSSLLTTRADFPETEET, encoded by the coding sequence ATGGCTTCGGACATGCTGACCGCAGCGGAACTCAAATCACCGGCACTCGCAGACGGAACCGTCTTTCGTGCCGTGCTCATCGTCCGCAAGGTTACCGAGCGGACCGCCCGCAATGACAACGTCTTCCTGAGCATCGAATTCGGCGACCGCACCGGTTCCTTCACCGCCAATTGTTTCTCCGACCATACGCTCTTCGCGCTCTTCCGGGAGAGTGCCGAGGGGATCTCCGTTCAGCTCGAGGGCAAGGTCGAGCACTACCAGGGCCGATTCTCGCCGCGCCTGACCGCCGCCACTCCCCTGACCGACGAGGCCATCGAGGCCGGCGGATGGACCGACCAGCTGGTCGAGACTCCTGCCGAATCCCAGGAAGAGCTCAGCAAAGCCTTCGCCGATCTGATGGCGGCGATCAGTCATCCCAAACTCCGGGAAACGGTCCGGATGGTCATTGATGAGCTGGGGGAACGGTTCTTTCGCCTGCCGGCCGCAGTTTCCATGCACCATGCCTACCGATCCGGCCTGCTGGAGCACACGGTCCACATGGGAAAGGCCTGCCTCGCTCTCCTGCCACTCTACCCGGAAGTTGATGCCGACCTGGCATTGGCCGGCGTGCTTCTCCACGACGTCGGCAAGGCCCTCGAATACGAAGGCACCCTCGCCTTCAGAAAGACCCGCAGCGGGCTCCTGCAGGGACACGTGGTTCTGGGCTATCGGCTGGTCCGCAAGGCGGGACTGACAGCCAGGCTCGAGCCCGATCTGCTTGAGCGCCTTGAACACATCATCCTCAGTCACCAGGGCGAGCTCGAATGGGGTGCGGCCGTCATGGCGGCCACTCCCGAGGCGGTCTTTGTCTCCATGATCGACAATCTCGACGCCCGGATGGGCATGGTCCAGCGGGCACTGCGCCAGACCGCCGAGGGCAGTGATTTCTCGGAATATTTGCCCGGTCTCAAGAGCAGCCTCCTGACCACCCGGGCGGACTTCCCCGAGACGGAAGAAACCTGA
- a CDS encoding isochorismatase family protein, which yields MSKGAQENDHLLDAVALLVLDVQERLLPVMADGEAFTDRVAFALEAARIFNIRVIFTEQVPEKLGPTLPSLRRLAPNARVFRKSSFSALQANGLQDYLRELNIYHLLVCGLETPVCIYQTALQAVDLDLDTTLLSDCLASRRPEDDAFILPSLTRSGTHILPAETVFYSMLADATHPRFRAFSDLVKRHDALRRGEALPPPRPEPNRTPTARSTPPEESAAPNIELDAPGTPVAVERSEAPVSPPPSEDSRPARTKRGRGRKRKPPAAGDNATPVDESTRGASEETAEAASGPETTPPRSSGPQASGEAAKKPRRRRRGPRKPKSEAGGDRSDESRAAKGDRPKDDF from the coding sequence ATGTCCAAGGGAGCCCAAGAAAACGACCACCTTCTCGACGCCGTCGCCCTGCTCGTTCTCGATGTCCAGGAGCGTTTGCTCCCGGTCATGGCGGACGGGGAGGCCTTCACCGATCGGGTGGCCTTCGCCCTTGAAGCGGCCCGGATTTTCAATATCCGTGTCATCTTCACCGAGCAGGTTCCCGAGAAGCTCGGACCGACGCTGCCGTCCCTGCGGCGACTGGCCCCGAACGCCCGGGTCTTCCGCAAGTCGAGTTTCTCGGCCCTCCAGGCAAATGGACTTCAGGACTATCTGCGGGAGCTCAACATCTACCACCTTCTCGTATGCGGCCTGGAGACACCTGTCTGCATCTACCAGACGGCACTGCAGGCGGTCGATCTTGACCTGGATACAACCCTGCTCAGCGATTGCCTGGCTTCACGGCGCCCGGAGGATGATGCCTTCATCCTCCCGTCGCTGACGCGGAGCGGCACCCATATTCTGCCTGCCGAGACGGTCTTCTACAGCATGCTGGCCGACGCCACTCATCCGCGCTTCCGCGCTTTCTCCGATCTGGTGAAGCGCCACGATGCCCTCCGGCGGGGCGAGGCACTGCCGCCTCCACGGCCGGAACCCAACCGGACCCCGACCGCCCGTTCGACCCCGCCCGAAGAGTCGGCGGCACCCAACATCGAGCTTGACGCGCCCGGGACCCCGGTTGCGGTGGAACGAAGCGAAGCTCCCGTCTCTCCCCCGCCCTCGGAGGACTCGCGACCGGCACGGACCAAACGCGGCCGCGGTCGGAAACGGAAACCACCGGCGGCCGGGGACAATGCGACTCCGGTCGATGAATCAACCCGGGGTGCTTCGGAAGAAACGGCCGAGGCGGCCTCCGGACCTGAAACCACCCCACCCCGTTCGTCCGGCCCGCAAGCAAGCGGCGAAGCGGCCAAGAAACCGCGACGGCGGCGACGCGGCCCCCGCAAGCCGAAATCCGAGGCCGGCGGAGACCGATCGGACGAATCCAGGGCGGCGAAGGGCGATCGCCCGAAGGACGATTTCTGA
- a CDS encoding metallophosphoesterase produces the protein MIEKEPKRIIAIGDVHGCARELEQLITRANPRPRDRIIFLGDLVNRGPDSRAVVRMARDLKAQSLIGNHEVRLLHYHNTGQTRNLKPHDYTTIKQLADEDWAYLTGMKDRIYIRKLDTVLVHGGFHPHQAWQTQPRSVITEIQTIDAAGRPQRRSKAPDAPVWADFWSGPPFVIYGHTPRPEIYRTPSSLGIDTACVLGGKLTACILPDMEIIQVPAAKAYFP, from the coding sequence ATGATCGAAAAGGAGCCAAAGAGGATCATTGCCATCGGTGACGTCCACGGCTGTGCGCGTGAGCTCGAGCAACTCATCACCCGCGCCAACCCCAGGCCGCGCGACCGGATCATCTTCCTGGGCGACCTGGTCAATCGCGGACCCGACAGCCGGGCCGTCGTCCGGATGGCCCGCGACCTCAAGGCGCAGTCCCTGATCGGCAACCACGAGGTCCGCCTGCTCCATTACCACAATACCGGACAGACCCGAAACCTCAAGCCGCACGACTACACGACGATCAAACAGCTGGCCGATGAGGACTGGGCCTACCTCACCGGAATGAAAGACCGCATTTATATCCGCAAATTGGATACGGTTCTCGTCCACGGAGGCTTCCACCCGCACCAGGCCTGGCAGACCCAGCCGCGCAGCGTCATCACGGAGATCCAGACGATCGACGCGGCGGGCCGGCCGCAGCGCCGGTCCAAGGCACCCGATGCCCCGGTCTGGGCCGATTTCTGGTCCGGTCCGCCCTTTGTCATCTACGGCCACACGCCGCGACCGGAGATTTACCGGACCCCCTCGTCGCTGGGCATCGACACGGCCTGTGTCCTCGGTGGGAAACTGACCGCCTGCATTCTCCCGGACATGGAAATCATCCAGGTGCCCGCCGCGAAGGCGTATTTCCCATAG
- the hisF gene encoding imidazole glycerol phosphate synthase subunit HisF, whose product MLSKRIIPCLDVTDGRVVKGVRFLELRDAGDPVDCAKAYDAQGADELVFLDITASSDNRQIMHHVVEETASQCFMPLTVGGGLRNLENITSMLHAGADKVSLNSAALADPDLIASAARRFGNQCIVLAIDAKRTPGTDRWEVYSHGGRRPTGLDAVEWAKKGVSLGAGEILLTSMDRDGTKVGYDIELTRRIADAVEVPVIASGGAGTLEHLAEVLEKGGASAVLAASIFHFGTFSIPETKRFLARRGIPMRI is encoded by the coding sequence ATGCTTTCCAAACGCATCATTCCCTGTCTTGACGTGACCGACGGCCGGGTGGTCAAGGGTGTCCGCTTCCTCGAGCTGCGGGATGCCGGCGATCCGGTCGACTGTGCCAAGGCCTACGATGCGCAGGGCGCCGACGAACTCGTTTTCCTCGATATCACGGCCTCCTCCGACAACCGGCAGATCATGCACCACGTGGTTGAGGAGACCGCCTCGCAGTGCTTCATGCCTCTCACCGTGGGCGGCGGCCTGAGAAACCTCGAGAACATCACCTCTATGCTGCACGCCGGCGCCGACAAGGTCAGCCTGAACTCGGCGGCCCTGGCCGATCCCGACCTGATCGCCTCGGCCGCACGGCGTTTCGGCAACCAATGCATCGTCCTGGCGATCGATGCCAAGCGCACGCCCGGGACGGACCGGTGGGAGGTCTACTCCCACGGGGGGCGTCGTCCCACCGGGCTCGACGCCGTCGAATGGGCGAAGAAGGGGGTCTCGCTCGGAGCCGGGGAGATCCTGCTGACGTCGATGGATCGCGACGGCACCAAGGTGGGCTACGACATCGAACTGACTCGAAGGATCGCCGATGCAGTCGAGGTTCCGGTCATCGCCTCGGGTGGAGCCGGCACCCTGGAACACCTTGCGGAGGTTCTCGAAAAAGGAGGGGCCAGTGCGGTTCTCGCCGCCTCGATTTTCCACTTCGGCACGTTTTCCATTCCGGAGACCAAGCGGTTCCTCGCCCGGCGGGGGATTCCCATGAGGATCTGA
- the rho gene encoding transcription termination factor Rho, whose translation MDETEPNQNENSITVEGILEIANNKTGSLLDPERNGRPRPTDPFVPRELIRRFKMKPGNHIVASAIADDRFPNPKVRFIESIDGLSVDERRKLLDFAQLTTITPEEQIKLETKDGKMTVRATDLFCPIGKGQRGLIVAPPRTGKTTLLRDIALGALENHPECHVMMLLVDERPEEVTDMRRNVPAEVWASSNDENLANHLRVADLAIERAKRLVEVGKDVVIMLDSITRLARAHNSARSSGGRTMSGGLDIRALEKPRQLFAAARNTEEAGSLTIIASALVETGSRMDEMIFQEFKGTGNMEMVLDRKVADMRIFPAMNIASSGTRREELLIDAARLEAIHFFRRALVPLRIEDAAETMVTRLSKTKNNDEFIRLITR comes from the coding sequence ATGGACGAAACAGAACCGAATCAAAACGAGAACAGCATCACGGTCGAAGGCATCCTCGAGATTGCCAACAACAAGACCGGATCCCTTCTCGACCCCGAACGCAACGGCCGCCCCCGGCCGACCGATCCTTTCGTGCCCCGCGAACTGATCCGGCGCTTCAAGATGAAGCCGGGCAACCACATCGTGGCCTCCGCCATCGCCGACGACCGCTTCCCCAACCCCAAGGTCCGCTTCATCGAGTCGATCGACGGCTTGAGTGTCGATGAGCGCCGAAAGCTCCTGGATTTCGCGCAACTGACCACCATCACGCCGGAGGAGCAGATCAAGCTTGAGACCAAGGACGGCAAGATGACGGTCCGGGCGACGGACCTCTTCTGCCCGATCGGCAAAGGTCAGCGGGGACTGATTGTCGCGCCTCCGCGGACCGGGAAGACGACTTTGCTTCGGGATATCGCCCTTGGGGCGCTCGAGAACCACCCGGAATGCCATGTCATGATGCTGCTCGTGGACGAACGTCCCGAGGAGGTGACCGACATGCGACGCAACGTTCCGGCCGAGGTCTGGGCATCGTCCAACGACGAGAACCTGGCCAACCATCTCCGGGTGGCCGATCTGGCCATCGAACGGGCCAAGCGACTGGTCGAAGTGGGCAAGGATGTCGTGATCATGCTCGATTCGATCACCCGACTGGCCCGGGCGCACAACTCGGCCCGATCCAGCGGCGGGCGCACCATGTCCGGCGGTCTGGATATCCGCGCCCTGGAAAAACCCCGCCAACTTTTCGCCGCCGCCCGCAACACCGAAGAGGCCGGCAGCCTGACAATCATCGCCTCCGCCCTGGTCGAGACCGGCAGCCGCATGGATGAGATGATTTTTCAGGAATTCAAGGGGACCGGCAACATGGAGATGGTCCTCGACCGGAAAGTCGCCGACATGCGCATCTTTCCCGCCATGAACATCGCCTCCTCCGGAACCCGCCGCGAGGAACTCCTCATCGATGCGGCGAGGCTTGAGGCCATCCACTTCTTCCGCCGGGCCCTCGTGCCTCTGAGGATTGAGGATGCGGCCGAAACCATGGTCACCCGCCTGTCCAAGACCAAGAACAACGACGAATTCATCCGGCTGATTACCCGCTAG